Below is a genomic region from Fusobacterium canifelinum.
TACATTGGACGATACATTAAGACCGTTTTCACAAAACTATAAAGTAAGTGCAGGAAGAAAAATCCCTATGGTATTCTTAAACCACGGACAACATAGAAAAGAAGAATTTGGTAAAAAATATAATGCAAAAATATTTAAAAATGCAAAAGAAGAACTAGAAAGAATCTGTGATGTGAAAATTACTGATGAAAATTTAAAAAATGCATTTAAAGTTTATAATGAAAATAGAGAAGAAAAAAGAAAATTTATAAAACTTGCTTCTAAACACCCTCAAAGTATAAAAGCCTCTGATAGATCTAATGTTTTAAAGAGCTCATACTTTATGTTAAAAGATGAACACACAGCTTTATTAAAACAATTAAATCAACAATTAGAAGCTTTACCAGAAGAACAATGGGATGGAGTAAGAGTTGTTACAAGTGGAGTTATTACTGATAACCCAGGACTTTTAGAAGTATTTGATAATTATAAAGTATGTGTAGTTGCAGATGATGTGGCTCATGAATCAAGAGCATTAAAAATTGATATAGACCTATCAATAGAAGATCCAATGTTAGCACTTGCTGACCAATTTGCTCGTATGGATGAAGATCCAATACTTTATGACCCTGATATCTATAAAAGACCTAAATATGTATTAGACTTAGTAAAAGAAAATAATGCAGATGGTTGTCTATTATTTATGATGAACTTCAATGATACTGAAGAAATGGAATATCCTTCATTAAAGCAAGCATTTGATGCTGCTAAAGTTCCATTAATTAAAATGGGATATGATCAACAAATGGTGGACTTTGGGCAAGTTAAAACACAACTTGAAACATTTAATGAATTAGTACAATTAAGTAGATTCTAGGAGGAGAAAAATGGAACAAAATATTTGGGAATATGATGACTTCATTTTTAAAGGTGATGAACTAAAAGGTATGACAGCAAAAGGTAAAGACAAAGTAAAAGCTGGAGGTCAAACTGATTTAGTAATTCCTGCAGTAACTCCTGATGGTCTACCTCTTAAAAAGATTGCAGACAATGCTTTTTACAGAAGAGGATTAACTTCTGTTGTAATTCCTGATACAGTAGAAAGTATTGGTTATGATGCTTTTGGAGTTTGTAAATTAACAGAAGTTAAATTACCAGCTGCCTTAATAAATATAGAAGGTTTTGCTTTCTATAGAAATAAATTAGCTAAAGTTGAATTTGGAAGTAAAGTAACAAAAATAGAACCAAGTGCATTTGCGATGAATGAACTTACAAAAATTACTTTCCCTGAAACTTTAGAATATATAGGAGCATCTGCTTTCTTTAAAAATTCTTTAGAAACAGTAAGTTTTCCAAAATCTATGACTAAAATAGATATGTATGCTTTTAGAAAGAATAATATTCATAAAGTAGAAGTTGAAAAATCTGTAAATTTACATCAATTTGCATTTGAAACTTTTACAACTGTTGAAAGAGTTTAATTAAGTCATAAATAAAAGCTGTTGCAAATTTTGCAACAGCTTATTTTTTTAAAAATTCTTTTATACTTTCGTTTTTAACATAGAAAAATTCTTTTATAGATTTTTCTTCAAATAGATTATAGTTCTTTTTTAACTCACTCACAGCTAAAGTTAGAATTTCTCCTCTTCTTATGTTTTTAGCTAAACCTTGAAAAGCCCTCTCTAAAAAATTAATATCTTTATAGTTTACCATAACATTTCTATCATTTAACCAGTTAAAAGTTCTTTCAAAATCTTTTGGAAAAATATTTCTATTATCTTTAACTTTACTTAAAATTAAATTTTCTATATCATCAATATTTTTATTAAATAAGTTATTGAAATTTTTAGAAAGAAAATGATCAATAAACATATCAGATACTATTCCCTTAAAAATTCCAAATTTTTCAGCTAATAACTCGTTTAAAAGATTTTCTTTTCTATCAGAAGTTTTATCAATTATTCTATGTAGAGTAATCCCCTCTTTTAAACTTTCTGAAAGTTTAATTCTTTCAACCAAACCTTTATAGAAATCACCTGTAAAATTTCCATATAGAGTTTCTTTGTTTATATTTTTATCAATTTCAAGAGAAATTAATGAATGTCCTAAAAAATTCATGATAATCCCTTCTAAATAATGTTTTTTATTTTATGATGTTAGCATATTAACACTTACTTTGTCAAATAACCTATTCTTTAATATAAGTAGGGAACAAAAAAATATAAATATTTAAAAAATTTTATATTATTTTCAATGATTTTTACTTTTCTTAGGGAACAAACTCAAAGCCTGATTAATTCCTTGAATATTCTTTTAAAATTGTATATTATATAAACAGATTAAAAGAAAATGAGGGGATAAAAATGAAAAAGGTTAGATTTACAATTTCAGATTTTATGAATGAAATTATTAAGAGTGATTCAGAATATTTCAAGTTACAAATAGGAAAGATAGGGAACATAATATTTAATTACTACATAGATAAAAATTTGAATAAAGTTGAATTAGAAGATTCCTCTGGTGAAGTTATACAATTTAACTTAAATAAAAGTAATGAAGAAATTTATTTTGATACTTTAATAAGAAATAAAATAGAAACAGAAGCAGAATATTGGAGAAATATATTTTTTACCTATATAAATAATTTAAGATACAAGAGGGAAGAAATACTATTTGAAAAAAATTTTAAAAATATTGAAAAATCCCTAAAAGATGGAAATAAGATAAAAATTAAATATCATAACTGTATAAGGCTGATTAATCCATATTTTGTCAAGGTTTCAGATAGTGAAAGCCGTTCATATTTGTTCTGTTATTGTGAGAAAAACAATGATTATAGGAATTATAGAATATCTGAAATAGAAGAAATATGGTTTACTAATAAGAAAATTGAAGTAAAGGATAGAAAATACATTGATGAAGTATATAAAAACTTTGACCCTTTCTTATCATATAAAAATAGAGTGAAAGTGAGATTTACAGAAAAAGGTTTAGATTTATATGAGAAAGTTTTAACAAATAGACCTAGACTTTTAAATAAAGATAATAATATTTATATTTTTGAATGTGATAATAAATTAGCAATGGTATATTTTGCTCAATTCTTTTCATTGGTTGAAATTTTAGAACCACAAGAATTGAGAGAAAAGTTACAAAAAGAATTAGAAAATACATTAAAAATATATAAAAATAAGGAGGAAAAAGATGTTTAGTTTGAGGGGAAGTAGAAAGAGAAAAACAGAGGAAATTATTAAGAAATTTTTAAAAAGTTATGCAGAAAATGAAAAGAGCCAAGATAAAAAAGATTTAAAAACTTGGTTAATTTCTGAATTACAAAATGAACTTAATAAAAAGGTGGAAGATATAGAAAAGATAGCAACTGAACTTATAACAGGAATTGAAATCTATTACAAAAAGAAAAAAGAAGTTGAGAAGTATCAAAGTGTAGGAATAACTAATGGGGATTATATTGGAAATGAAATATTGGAAAAAGTTGCTGATGAAATAGAAGAAGCAGAAATCATTGATACAAAAGAAGTTATTGAAGATATGAAAGGAGCAAGTAGTATTCTATCTAACTATAATGAGGCTATGATATATGAAACTGCTGCTATAAAGGAGTCTCAATTAGTTGCCAATGTTTTAAGTGCTAATTCTGTAAATAATTATGTTGATAGTGTAAATACTGCAATAGATAATGCTAATAAAACTATGATGGAAAGTGTAACAACAAAAGCAGGAAATATAAATCAAAATCCAAATTTAGATGGTTTTATTTTTGAAGAATATCATGCAGGAACATTTAATATAGATGCAGCAGTTAAGCAAAAACTTTATCATGCAGAAGCATTAAAACCAGAACTTGGAGAAACTTATGGTAAAAATTCTATTGACCTTATTATAGAAGATACAGGCAAATATGTTAAGAAATATTCAGCAAAAGCATACAAAAATGCTAATGAAACAGCTAAATCTTTTTATGATAAAATAACTGGGTATAAATATAAATTTCAATCAAAATTAGTTCCAACAGACCAAACAGGAGATATTGCTAATTCAGTTGATAAAATAAAATATGATAATGTAGAAAGTAAAGGAATAACTAAGGCAGAAATTAAAGATATTCAAAATGATTTACAAAGTGGAAATAAAAAAGTGGATATAGTTAATTTTAAAAAAGATGTTAATACTATTTCAATATCAAAACAAATAGGAAAGCAAGCTATACTTAATGGAACTATGGGAGTTGGAATAGGAATAGCAGCAAATATTGGAGTAAATCTTATTACTGGAAAAGAAGTTGAAGCAGAAGAAGTTATTGAAGCAGGAATTAAGATAGGAGCCTCTATGGGAATGGCAACAGCAGTTGCTGGTGGAATAAGAGTTGCAGTTGAAAAGAAAGTTATTCCAACAGTATTTTCAAGAATGCTAACAAATAATACCATTGGAGCAATAGCAGCAGCTTCTATGGATATAATAGGAGCAGCTTTCAAATTAGGAAGTGGAGAAATAAGTTTAGGTAAGGCTGTAAAAGATATAGGAAAATCAGTAGGGGCAGCCTATGGAGCAATAGTAGCATCAGGTTGGGGTTATGCTGGAGGAATGGCAATAGCTGGAATGATAGGTTTGGGAACAATAGGAGCAGTTGGGACTATATTAGGAGTTGGAGTTGCAGTAGTTGCAGGAGCAGTATGTGCAACAGTTGGAAGTAAAGTTGCAGGAGCAATAGCAAATGGAATAGGAGCAGTGGTAGGGACTATTGTTGATGGAGCAGTTGGAATAGTTAAAGCAGGTAAAGAAGTTGTAAAGAGTGTTGCTAGTGGAGTATGGAATGGACTTAAAGCAGTAGGTAGTGGAATAGTTTCAGTTGGAAAATCTATAATTAGTGGGGGAGGTTCTCTTATTAGTGGAATTGGAAGTTTTTTTGGAGGACTTTTTGGTTAGTAATTTTAATTTACATATTAAATAAAAATTTAGGAGGGTAAAAATGGAAACAAATTTACTTAAGTATTTAAAAGCAAGAAGACCAATAATTTGGGTGAATAGTGGAGATTATAAGGAAATTGACACTATTGTTAAAGAGGCAACAAAGGATTATCAAGATAAAGCTATATATGAATATAGAGCTTTTGGGGCAGTAGATTTTGAAACTAAGGTAAAAGAAGAAACTATAAGTGATTTATACAGTTTCTTAGATACTTTGTACTCAGAGGGGATAAAGACTAATGTATTTCTATTAATTAAGAATGCAGAAGAAGAAATGAAAGATTCTAAAAATATTGCCTATATTAAAAAGATAGCAGAAACAAGATATTCAAGTCCAGACTATAATTTTACAATAATAGTTGTAAGTGAAACTGAAATAGTACCAAAAGAATTAGAAAAATTTACATCAATATTAGATATTCCAAATATGTCAAAAGATGAAATAGAAACATATATTTTAAAATTTTCTAAGGATAATAATATAAAAGTAGATGAAAAAGATATTGGGGAAATTGCTATTTCATTAAAAGGATTAACTAAATTAGAAATAGATCATGTACTTAATATGATAATTGAATCAAAGAATAATATTTCAATTTCAGGTAGAGATATAATTATAAAAGAAAAAGGGCAAATAATTAAAAAATCATCAATATTAGAAATAATAGATTTTAAAGAAAAAATTGAAGATATTGGAGGTTTAGAAGGTTTAAAAGAATGGCTTAAATCTAAGGCACAAGTTTTTAGAAGATTAGATGAAGCTAAAAAGTTTGGAGTGGATACACCAAAAGGAGTGTTACTTGTTGGAATGCCGGGTTGTGGGAAAAGTTTAGCAGCCAAAGCTAGTGCAAGACTTTTTAATGTACCATTATTAAGATTAGATATAGGAAGATTATTAGGTAAATATGTTGGAGAATCTGAACATAATATGAGAGTGGCATTAAAAACAGCTGAATCAATAAGTCCTTGTATACTATGGATAGATGAAATAGAAAAAGCCTTTGCAGGAATAAATCAAGATGGAGGAGCTAGTGATATAACTAAAAGATTATTTGGACAATTTTTAACTTGGTTACAAGAAAAAGAAAATACAGTTTTTGTTGTAGCAACTGCTAATGATATAACTGCTTTTCCTCCTGAATTTTTAAGAAAAGGAAGATTTGATGAAGTATTTTTTATAGATTTTCCTAATGAAGAAGAAAGAGAAAGAATATTTGAAATTCACTTAGAAAAAAGAGGAAAACTTACAGAGGATATTGATATAAATAAATTAGCAAAACAAACAGATGGATATTGTGGAGCAGATATAGAAGAAGTTGTTAAAAATGCTGTTGAGAATATTTTTATACTTGAAACAGAAAATGAAGAAGAAAAAGAAATAAGCACTCAAGATTTAGTAGAATCAGCTAAAAATATTGACTCATTAACAAATATTTTGGCTGATAAAATAGAAGTTTTAAAGAAAAGCTATGAAAAATTTAAAATAAAATCTGCTTCTAAAAAATTACCTGCTAGTCAAAGAATGAAGAAAAATAAAAAAAGAAAATCAGGAATCCCTACATTTAGAGATATGATAATAGTAAATGGAGGAAAATATACATCATCATTCTTTAATGAAGAAAGAGAAGTTTTTGATTTAGAAGTATGTAAATATCCAGTAACTCAAGATATGTGGATGGAAGTAATGGAAGAAAATCCATCATATTTTAAAGGTGGAAGAAGACCAGTTGAATCTATATCTTGGTGGGATGCCTTAGAATACTGTAATAAATTAAGTGAAAAATATAATTTAGAGCCTGTTTATGATTTAAGTAAAAAAGATGAGGGAATCTTAAAAATAAATCAGTTGGGGGAAGAAACTGAATATCCTGATGTAGCAGATTTTAATAAAACAGAAGGATTTAGATTACCCACTGAATTAGAATGGGAATGGTTTGCAAGAGGAGGAGAAGTTGCTATTCAAGATGGAACATTTGATTATAAATATTCTGGTAGTAATAATATAGATGAAGTAGCTTGGTATTTAAAAAATTCAAATGGAAGAACACATGATGTTGGAGCTAAAAAAGCAAATCAATTAGGACTTTATGATTGTAGTGGAAATGTATGGGAATGGTGCTATGATACAATAGACAAAGTATCTAATAATTCAAAATTTTCTTATATATATAAGGCTTATGATTTAAATAATGAAAATAGAAGATTAAGAGGCGGATCTTGGAATTACTA
It encodes:
- a CDS encoding 2-hydroxyacyl-CoA dehydratase subunit D, translated to MAEIKELLGQFKYYAENPRKQLDKYLAEGKKAVGIFPYYAPEEIVYAGGMVPFGVWGGQGPIEKAKDYFPTFYYSLALRCLEMALDGTLDGLSASIVTTLDDTLRPFSQNYKVSAGRKIPMVFLNHGQHRKEEFGKKYNAKIFKNAKEELERICDVKITDENLKNAFKVYNENREEKRKFIKLASKHPQSIKASDRSNVLKSSYFMLKDEHTALLKQLNQQLEALPEEQWDGVRVVTSGVITDNPGLLEVFDNYKVCVVADDVAHESRALKIDIDLSIEDPMLALADQFARMDEDPILYDPDIYKRPKYVLDLVKENNADGCLLFMMNFNDTEEMEYPSLKQAFDAAKVPLIKMGYDQQMVDFGQVKTQLETFNELVQLSRF
- a CDS encoding SUMF1/EgtB/PvdO family nonheme iron enzyme, with the translated sequence METNLLKYLKARRPIIWVNSGDYKEIDTIVKEATKDYQDKAIYEYRAFGAVDFETKVKEETISDLYSFLDTLYSEGIKTNVFLLIKNAEEEMKDSKNIAYIKKIAETRYSSPDYNFTIIVVSETEIVPKELEKFTSILDIPNMSKDEIETYILKFSKDNNIKVDEKDIGEIAISLKGLTKLEIDHVLNMIIESKNNISISGRDIIIKEKGQIIKKSSILEIIDFKEKIEDIGGLEGLKEWLKSKAQVFRRLDEAKKFGVDTPKGVLLVGMPGCGKSLAAKASARLFNVPLLRLDIGRLLGKYVGESEHNMRVALKTAESISPCILWIDEIEKAFAGINQDGGASDITKRLFGQFLTWLQEKENTVFVVATANDITAFPPEFLRKGRFDEVFFIDFPNEEERERIFEIHLEKRGKLTEDIDINKLAKQTDGYCGADIEEVVKNAVENIFILETENEEEKEISTQDLVESAKNIDSLTNILADKIEVLKKSYEKFKIKSASKKLPASQRMKKNKKRKSGIPTFRDMIIVNGGKYTSSFFNEEREVFDLEVCKYPVTQDMWMEVMEENPSYFKGGRRPVESISWWDALEYCNKLSEKYNLEPVYDLSKKDEGILKINQLGEETEYPDVADFNKTEGFRLPTELEWEWFARGGEVAIQDGTFDYKYSGSNNIDEVAWYLKNSNGRTHDVGAKKANQLGLYDCSGNVWEWCYDTIDKVSNNSKFSYIYKAYDLNNENRRLRGGSWNYYISNCNIFYRYTYKMHYESKDFYSRHISLIMARAFGGVTEEFDYNNKAPLYSGIGFRIVRTI
- a CDS encoding ACP phosphodiesterase; the encoded protein is MNFLGHSLISLEIDKNINKETLYGNFTGDFYKGLVERIKLSESLKEGITLHRIIDKTSDRKENLLNELLAEKFGIFKGIVSDMFIDHFLSKNFNNLFNKNIDDIENLILSKVKDNRNIFPKDFERTFNWLNDRNVMVNYKDINFLERAFQGLAKNIRRGEILTLAVSELKKNYNLFEEKSIKEFFYVKNESIKEFLKK
- a CDS encoding leucine-rich repeat domain-containing protein; this translates as MEQNIWEYDDFIFKGDELKGMTAKGKDKVKAGGQTDLVIPAVTPDGLPLKKIADNAFYRRGLTSVVIPDTVESIGYDAFGVCKLTEVKLPAALINIEGFAFYRNKLAKVEFGSKVTKIEPSAFAMNELTKITFPETLEYIGASAFFKNSLETVSFPKSMTKIDMYAFRKNNIHKVEVEKSVNLHQFAFETFTTVERV
- a CDS encoding WYL domain-containing protein, which encodes MKKVRFTISDFMNEIIKSDSEYFKLQIGKIGNIIFNYYIDKNLNKVELEDSSGEVIQFNLNKSNEEIYFDTLIRNKIETEAEYWRNIFFTYINNLRYKREEILFEKNFKNIEKSLKDGNKIKIKYHNCIRLINPYFVKVSDSESRSYLFCYCEKNNDYRNYRISEIEEIWFTNKKIEVKDRKYIDEVYKNFDPFLSYKNRVKVRFTEKGLDLYEKVLTNRPRLLNKDNNIYIFECDNKLAMVYFAQFFSLVEILEPQELREKLQKELENTLKIYKNKEEKDV